One genomic window of Ctenopharyngodon idella isolate HZGC_01 chromosome 18, HZGC01, whole genome shotgun sequence includes the following:
- the LOC127500292 gene encoding extracellular calcium-sensing receptor-like isoform X2 — protein MCITLYIFLFLSFNCISAASIFRSGTCQLQGRFKLNGMYQDGDVILGGLFQVHFFTVFPDLSFKTKPEPPHCEKFDMESFQEAQTMAFAIDEINKNPSLLPNITLGYHLYDNCVRLGMAFRAAISLASGTDESFSNLNCTGHPPVIGIVGDPSSTPSIAISSVLGLFRVPIVSYAATCSCLSDRKKYPSFFRTIPSDAFQVRAMVQILRYFGWTWVGLVYSDDDYGIYAAQYFQQEMQLFEHCLAFSEILPHDNNRRDIQRIMGVIQASTARVVVVFSTSSFLLPLMDEVVLQNMTGRQWIASEAWATAPVYHTPRFLPFLRGTLGIAVRRGEIQGLHDFLLRLCPSNDPRNNMLRIFWENMFGCSFEMGDKETDGEQVKKVCTGQEDLSTTNTPYTDVSGLRSAYNVYKAVYALAHALHDLIQCEEGRGPFSGNSCADIINLKPWQEVNFTTGFGDHVSFDKNGDALAIYDVLNWQPSSDGSISIYTVGVVNEGVATGTVLTLDEEAIYWNFETKKPPRSVCSESCPPGTRRATRKDLPVCCFDCLSCGAGEISNITDPIECTVCPDEFWSNKDKDQCVPKDVEFLSYEDPLGISLTTASLLGTCFCALVMVVFALHRNTPIVRANNSELSFLLLVSLKLCFLCVLLFIGQPQLWTCQLRHAVFGISFVLCISSILVKTMVVIAVFKSSRPESKAAMKWFGAVQQRCTVLVLTALQVVICAVWLSTASPTPHKNNEYIHSKIVYECAIGSVAGFSMLLGYIGLLAAVSFLLAFLVRNLPDNFNEAKFITFSMLIFCAVWIAFVPAYVSSPGKYAVAVEIFAILASSFGLLVAIFVPKCYIILLHPERNTRHAIMGRETQKK, from the exons ATGTGCATCACACTGTATATTTTTCTATTCCTGTCATTTAACTGTATATCTGCAGCTTCAATCTTCAGATCAGGTACCTGTCAGCTCCAAGGACGCTTCAAATTGAATGGAATGTACCAGGATGGAGATGTTATACTTGGAGGCCTGTTTCAGGTTCATTTTTTCACAGTGTTCCCAGATCTGAGCTTCAAAACGAAACCAGAACCACCACACTGTGAAAA ATTTGATATGGAAAGCTTCCAGGAGGCTCAGACCATGGCTTTTGCAATAGATGAGATCAATAAGAATCCCAGTCTGCTGCCTAACATCACTCTTGGTTACCATCTTTATGACAACTGTGTGAGGCTAGGAATGGCATTCCGGGCTGCCATATCCCTGGCTAGTGGGACAGATGAGTCCTTCTCAAACCTTAACTGCACTGGCCATCCTCCGGTGATTGGGATTGTCGGGGATCCTAGTTCAACTCCTTCCATTGCGATTTCCAGTGTTCTGGGACTGTTTCGAGTACCTATA GTTAGTTACGCTGCCACCTGCTCCTGTTTAAGTGACAGGAAAAAATACCCCTCTTTCTTCAGAACTATCCCCAGTGATGCCTTCCAGGTGCGGGCTATGGTTCAGATCTTGAGGTATTTTGGATGGACCTGGGTTGGTCTTGTCTACAGTGATGATGACTATGGTATCTACGCTGCTCAGTACTTCCAGCAGGAAATGCAGCTGTTTGAACATTGTTTGGCTTTTTCTGAAATCCTGCCCCATGATAACAACCGCAGAGATATTCAGCGTATAATGGGAGTAATTCAGGCTTCTACAGCTAGagtggttgttgttttttctacaTCATCCTTTCTGTTGCCTTTGATGGATGAGGTGGTGTTGCAGAACATGACAGGCAGGCAGTGGATTGCAAGTGAAGCTTGGGCCACCGCACCTGTATACCACACTCCACGTTTCCTGCCCTTTCTTAGGGGCACACTGGGCATTGCCGTTAGGCGTGGAGAAATTCAGGGGCTTCATGACTTTCTGCTACGTCTTTGTCCCAGCAATGATCCGAGAAATAATATGTTGAGGATCTTCTGGGAGAACATGTTTGGGTGCAGTTTTGAAATGGGGGATAAAGAGACAGATGGAGAGCAAGTGAAAAAGGTGTGTACAGGACAGGAGGATCTGAGCACCACAAATACACCATACACTGATGTTTCAGGTTTGAGGTCAGCGTATAATGTCTATAAAGCAGTTTATGCGCTGGCACATGCGCTTCATGACCTGATTCAGTGTGAGGAGGGTAGAGGACCATTCAGTGGGAACAGCTGTGCTGACATAATCAACTTGAAACCCTGGCAG GAAGTGAACTTCACAACAGGTTTTGGGGATCATGTGTCATTTGATAAGAATGGAGATGCTCTGGCCATCTATGATGTGTTAAACTGGCAGCCGAGCTCTGATGGGTCAATAAGTATCTACACAGTCGGTGTAGTAAATGAAGGGGTGGCAACGGGGACGGTGCTCACATTGGATGAAGAAGCAATTTACTGGAACTTTGAGACAAAAAAG CCCCCACGGTCTGTGTGTAGTGAGAGCTGCCCCCCAGGAACCAGACGAGCCACAAGGAAGGATCTTCCTGTCTGCTGTTTTGACTGCCTGTCATGTGGAGCTGGAGAGATTTCTAATATAACAG ATCCTATTGAGTGCACAGTGTGTCCAGATGAGTTCTGGTCCAATAAAGATAAAGATCAGTGTGTCCCTAAAGATGTAGAGTTTCTATCCTATGAGGATCCTCTGGGCATCTCTCTGACCACTGCTTCCCTGCTTGGCACCTGCTTCTGCGCTCTTGTTATGGTCGTCTTTGCTCTTCACCGTAACACTCCCATAGTACGCGCCAACAATTCAGAGCTCAGCTTCCTACTTCTGGTGTCACTCAAACTGTGTTTCCTATGTGTACTGCTTTTCATTGGTCAGCCGCAGCTGTGGACGTGTCAATTAAGACATGCTGTGTTTGGCATAAGCTTTGTCCTGTGCATCTCCAGCATCCTTGTCAAGACTATGGTGGTAATAGCTGTGTTTAAGTCATCTCGGCCAGAGAGCAAAGCAGCAATGAAATGGTTTGGAGCAGTTCAACAAAGATGCACAGTTCTGGTCCTTACAGCCCTCCAGGTTGTGATATGTGCAGTCTGGCTATCAACTGCCTCTCCAACACCTCATAAAAACAACGAGTATATCCACTCTAAAATAGTATATGAATGTGCTATTGGCTCAGTGGCTGGTTTTTCTATGCTGCTGGGATACATTGGACTTTTGGCAGCAGTAAGTTTCCTTTTAGCTTTCCTGGTGAGAAATCTTCCAGATAATTTTAATGAAGCAAAGTTCATCACTTTCAGTATGTTGATCTTCTGTGCTGTCTGGATTGCATTTGTTCCAGCATATGTGAGCTCTCCAGGAAAATATGCAGTGGCTGTGGAGATATTTGCCATTTTAGCTTCCAGTTTTGGATTACTGGTGGCCATATTCGTCCCAAAGTGCTACATCATCCTTTTACATCCAGAAAGAAACACTAGACATGCCATAATGggaagagaaacacaaaaaaaatag
- the LOC127500292 gene encoding extracellular calcium-sensing receptor-like isoform X1, with translation MCITLYIFLFLSFNCISAASIFRSGTCQLQGRFKLNGMYQDGDVILGGLFQVHFFTVFPDLSFKTKPEPPHCEKFDMESFQEAQTMAFAIDEINKNPSLLPNITLGYHLYDNCVRLGMAFRAAISLASGTDESFSNLNCTGHPPVIGIVGDPSSTPSIAISSVLGLFRVPIVSYAATCSCLSDRKKYPSFFRTIPSDAFQVRAMVQILRYFGWTWVGLVYSDDDYGIYAAQYFQQEMQLFEHCLAFSEILPHDNNRRDIQRIMGVIQASTARVVVVFSTSSFLLPLMDEVVLQNMTGRQWIASEAWATAPVYHTPRFLPFLRGTLGIAVRRGEIQGLHDFLLRLCPSNDPRNNMLRIFWENMFGCSFEMGDKETDGEQVKKVCTGQEDLSTTNTPYTDVSGLRSAYNVYKAVYALAHALHDLIQCEEGRGPFSGNSCADIINLKPWQLVYYLQEVNFTTGFGDHVSFDKNGDALAIYDVLNWQPSSDGSISIYTVGVVNEGVATGTVLTLDEEAIYWNFETKKPPRSVCSESCPPGTRRATRKDLPVCCFDCLSCGAGEISNITDPIECTVCPDEFWSNKDKDQCVPKDVEFLSYEDPLGISLTTASLLGTCFCALVMVVFALHRNTPIVRANNSELSFLLLVSLKLCFLCVLLFIGQPQLWTCQLRHAVFGISFVLCISSILVKTMVVIAVFKSSRPESKAAMKWFGAVQQRCTVLVLTALQVVICAVWLSTASPTPHKNNEYIHSKIVYECAIGSVAGFSMLLGYIGLLAAVSFLLAFLVRNLPDNFNEAKFITFSMLIFCAVWIAFVPAYVSSPGKYAVAVEIFAILASSFGLLVAIFVPKCYIILLHPERNTRHAIMGRETQKK, from the exons ATGTGCATCACACTGTATATTTTTCTATTCCTGTCATTTAACTGTATATCTGCAGCTTCAATCTTCAGATCAGGTACCTGTCAGCTCCAAGGACGCTTCAAATTGAATGGAATGTACCAGGATGGAGATGTTATACTTGGAGGCCTGTTTCAGGTTCATTTTTTCACAGTGTTCCCAGATCTGAGCTTCAAAACGAAACCAGAACCACCACACTGTGAAAA ATTTGATATGGAAAGCTTCCAGGAGGCTCAGACCATGGCTTTTGCAATAGATGAGATCAATAAGAATCCCAGTCTGCTGCCTAACATCACTCTTGGTTACCATCTTTATGACAACTGTGTGAGGCTAGGAATGGCATTCCGGGCTGCCATATCCCTGGCTAGTGGGACAGATGAGTCCTTCTCAAACCTTAACTGCACTGGCCATCCTCCGGTGATTGGGATTGTCGGGGATCCTAGTTCAACTCCTTCCATTGCGATTTCCAGTGTTCTGGGACTGTTTCGAGTACCTATA GTTAGTTACGCTGCCACCTGCTCCTGTTTAAGTGACAGGAAAAAATACCCCTCTTTCTTCAGAACTATCCCCAGTGATGCCTTCCAGGTGCGGGCTATGGTTCAGATCTTGAGGTATTTTGGATGGACCTGGGTTGGTCTTGTCTACAGTGATGATGACTATGGTATCTACGCTGCTCAGTACTTCCAGCAGGAAATGCAGCTGTTTGAACATTGTTTGGCTTTTTCTGAAATCCTGCCCCATGATAACAACCGCAGAGATATTCAGCGTATAATGGGAGTAATTCAGGCTTCTACAGCTAGagtggttgttgttttttctacaTCATCCTTTCTGTTGCCTTTGATGGATGAGGTGGTGTTGCAGAACATGACAGGCAGGCAGTGGATTGCAAGTGAAGCTTGGGCCACCGCACCTGTATACCACACTCCACGTTTCCTGCCCTTTCTTAGGGGCACACTGGGCATTGCCGTTAGGCGTGGAGAAATTCAGGGGCTTCATGACTTTCTGCTACGTCTTTGTCCCAGCAATGATCCGAGAAATAATATGTTGAGGATCTTCTGGGAGAACATGTTTGGGTGCAGTTTTGAAATGGGGGATAAAGAGACAGATGGAGAGCAAGTGAAAAAGGTGTGTACAGGACAGGAGGATCTGAGCACCACAAATACACCATACACTGATGTTTCAGGTTTGAGGTCAGCGTATAATGTCTATAAAGCAGTTTATGCGCTGGCACATGCGCTTCATGACCTGATTCAGTGTGAGGAGGGTAGAGGACCATTCAGTGGGAACAGCTGTGCTGACATAATCAACTTGAAACCCTGGCAG CTGGTTTACTATCTACAGGAAGTGAACTTCACAACAGGTTTTGGGGATCATGTGTCATTTGATAAGAATGGAGATGCTCTGGCCATCTATGATGTGTTAAACTGGCAGCCGAGCTCTGATGGGTCAATAAGTATCTACACAGTCGGTGTAGTAAATGAAGGGGTGGCAACGGGGACGGTGCTCACATTGGATGAAGAAGCAATTTACTGGAACTTTGAGACAAAAAAG CCCCCACGGTCTGTGTGTAGTGAGAGCTGCCCCCCAGGAACCAGACGAGCCACAAGGAAGGATCTTCCTGTCTGCTGTTTTGACTGCCTGTCATGTGGAGCTGGAGAGATTTCTAATATAACAG ATCCTATTGAGTGCACAGTGTGTCCAGATGAGTTCTGGTCCAATAAAGATAAAGATCAGTGTGTCCCTAAAGATGTAGAGTTTCTATCCTATGAGGATCCTCTGGGCATCTCTCTGACCACTGCTTCCCTGCTTGGCACCTGCTTCTGCGCTCTTGTTATGGTCGTCTTTGCTCTTCACCGTAACACTCCCATAGTACGCGCCAACAATTCAGAGCTCAGCTTCCTACTTCTGGTGTCACTCAAACTGTGTTTCCTATGTGTACTGCTTTTCATTGGTCAGCCGCAGCTGTGGACGTGTCAATTAAGACATGCTGTGTTTGGCATAAGCTTTGTCCTGTGCATCTCCAGCATCCTTGTCAAGACTATGGTGGTAATAGCTGTGTTTAAGTCATCTCGGCCAGAGAGCAAAGCAGCAATGAAATGGTTTGGAGCAGTTCAACAAAGATGCACAGTTCTGGTCCTTACAGCCCTCCAGGTTGTGATATGTGCAGTCTGGCTATCAACTGCCTCTCCAACACCTCATAAAAACAACGAGTATATCCACTCTAAAATAGTATATGAATGTGCTATTGGCTCAGTGGCTGGTTTTTCTATGCTGCTGGGATACATTGGACTTTTGGCAGCAGTAAGTTTCCTTTTAGCTTTCCTGGTGAGAAATCTTCCAGATAATTTTAATGAAGCAAAGTTCATCACTTTCAGTATGTTGATCTTCTGTGCTGTCTGGATTGCATTTGTTCCAGCATATGTGAGCTCTCCAGGAAAATATGCAGTGGCTGTGGAGATATTTGCCATTTTAGCTTCCAGTTTTGGATTACTGGTGGCCATATTCGTCCCAAAGTGCTACATCATCCTTTTACATCCAGAAAGAAACACTAGACATGCCATAATGggaagagaaacacaaaaaaaatag
- the LOC127500292 gene encoding extracellular calcium-sensing receptor-like isoform X3, producing the protein MYQDGDVILGGLFQVHFFTVFPDLSFKTKPEPPHCEKFDMESFQEAQTMAFAIDEINKNPSLLPNITLGYHLYDNCVRLGMAFRAAISLASGTDESFSNLNCTGHPPVIGIVGDPSSTPSIAISSVLGLFRVPIVSYAATCSCLSDRKKYPSFFRTIPSDAFQVRAMVQILRYFGWTWVGLVYSDDDYGIYAAQYFQQEMQLFEHCLAFSEILPHDNNRRDIQRIMGVIQASTARVVVVFSTSSFLLPLMDEVVLQNMTGRQWIASEAWATAPVYHTPRFLPFLRGTLGIAVRRGEIQGLHDFLLRLCPSNDPRNNMLRIFWENMFGCSFEMGDKETDGEQVKKVCTGQEDLSTTNTPYTDVSGLRSAYNVYKAVYALAHALHDLIQCEEGRGPFSGNSCADIINLKPWQLVYYLQEVNFTTGFGDHVSFDKNGDALAIYDVLNWQPSSDGSISIYTVGVVNEGVATGTVLTLDEEAIYWNFETKKPPRSVCSESCPPGTRRATRKDLPVCCFDCLSCGAGEISNITDPIECTVCPDEFWSNKDKDQCVPKDVEFLSYEDPLGISLTTASLLGTCFCALVMVVFALHRNTPIVRANNSELSFLLLVSLKLCFLCVLLFIGQPQLWTCQLRHAVFGISFVLCISSILVKTMVVIAVFKSSRPESKAAMKWFGAVQQRCTVLVLTALQVVICAVWLSTASPTPHKNNEYIHSKIVYECAIGSVAGFSMLLGYIGLLAAVSFLLAFLVRNLPDNFNEAKFITFSMLIFCAVWIAFVPAYVSSPGKYAVAVEIFAILASSFGLLVAIFVPKCYIILLHPERNTRHAIMGRETQKK; encoded by the exons ATGTACCAGGATGGAGATGTTATACTTGGAGGCCTGTTTCAGGTTCATTTTTTCACAGTGTTCCCAGATCTGAGCTTCAAAACGAAACCAGAACCACCACACTGTGAAAA ATTTGATATGGAAAGCTTCCAGGAGGCTCAGACCATGGCTTTTGCAATAGATGAGATCAATAAGAATCCCAGTCTGCTGCCTAACATCACTCTTGGTTACCATCTTTATGACAACTGTGTGAGGCTAGGAATGGCATTCCGGGCTGCCATATCCCTGGCTAGTGGGACAGATGAGTCCTTCTCAAACCTTAACTGCACTGGCCATCCTCCGGTGATTGGGATTGTCGGGGATCCTAGTTCAACTCCTTCCATTGCGATTTCCAGTGTTCTGGGACTGTTTCGAGTACCTATA GTTAGTTACGCTGCCACCTGCTCCTGTTTAAGTGACAGGAAAAAATACCCCTCTTTCTTCAGAACTATCCCCAGTGATGCCTTCCAGGTGCGGGCTATGGTTCAGATCTTGAGGTATTTTGGATGGACCTGGGTTGGTCTTGTCTACAGTGATGATGACTATGGTATCTACGCTGCTCAGTACTTCCAGCAGGAAATGCAGCTGTTTGAACATTGTTTGGCTTTTTCTGAAATCCTGCCCCATGATAACAACCGCAGAGATATTCAGCGTATAATGGGAGTAATTCAGGCTTCTACAGCTAGagtggttgttgttttttctacaTCATCCTTTCTGTTGCCTTTGATGGATGAGGTGGTGTTGCAGAACATGACAGGCAGGCAGTGGATTGCAAGTGAAGCTTGGGCCACCGCACCTGTATACCACACTCCACGTTTCCTGCCCTTTCTTAGGGGCACACTGGGCATTGCCGTTAGGCGTGGAGAAATTCAGGGGCTTCATGACTTTCTGCTACGTCTTTGTCCCAGCAATGATCCGAGAAATAATATGTTGAGGATCTTCTGGGAGAACATGTTTGGGTGCAGTTTTGAAATGGGGGATAAAGAGACAGATGGAGAGCAAGTGAAAAAGGTGTGTACAGGACAGGAGGATCTGAGCACCACAAATACACCATACACTGATGTTTCAGGTTTGAGGTCAGCGTATAATGTCTATAAAGCAGTTTATGCGCTGGCACATGCGCTTCATGACCTGATTCAGTGTGAGGAGGGTAGAGGACCATTCAGTGGGAACAGCTGTGCTGACATAATCAACTTGAAACCCTGGCAG CTGGTTTACTATCTACAGGAAGTGAACTTCACAACAGGTTTTGGGGATCATGTGTCATTTGATAAGAATGGAGATGCTCTGGCCATCTATGATGTGTTAAACTGGCAGCCGAGCTCTGATGGGTCAATAAGTATCTACACAGTCGGTGTAGTAAATGAAGGGGTGGCAACGGGGACGGTGCTCACATTGGATGAAGAAGCAATTTACTGGAACTTTGAGACAAAAAAG CCCCCACGGTCTGTGTGTAGTGAGAGCTGCCCCCCAGGAACCAGACGAGCCACAAGGAAGGATCTTCCTGTCTGCTGTTTTGACTGCCTGTCATGTGGAGCTGGAGAGATTTCTAATATAACAG ATCCTATTGAGTGCACAGTGTGTCCAGATGAGTTCTGGTCCAATAAAGATAAAGATCAGTGTGTCCCTAAAGATGTAGAGTTTCTATCCTATGAGGATCCTCTGGGCATCTCTCTGACCACTGCTTCCCTGCTTGGCACCTGCTTCTGCGCTCTTGTTATGGTCGTCTTTGCTCTTCACCGTAACACTCCCATAGTACGCGCCAACAATTCAGAGCTCAGCTTCCTACTTCTGGTGTCACTCAAACTGTGTTTCCTATGTGTACTGCTTTTCATTGGTCAGCCGCAGCTGTGGACGTGTCAATTAAGACATGCTGTGTTTGGCATAAGCTTTGTCCTGTGCATCTCCAGCATCCTTGTCAAGACTATGGTGGTAATAGCTGTGTTTAAGTCATCTCGGCCAGAGAGCAAAGCAGCAATGAAATGGTTTGGAGCAGTTCAACAAAGATGCACAGTTCTGGTCCTTACAGCCCTCCAGGTTGTGATATGTGCAGTCTGGCTATCAACTGCCTCTCCAACACCTCATAAAAACAACGAGTATATCCACTCTAAAATAGTATATGAATGTGCTATTGGCTCAGTGGCTGGTTTTTCTATGCTGCTGGGATACATTGGACTTTTGGCAGCAGTAAGTTTCCTTTTAGCTTTCCTGGTGAGAAATCTTCCAGATAATTTTAATGAAGCAAAGTTCATCACTTTCAGTATGTTGATCTTCTGTGCTGTCTGGATTGCATTTGTTCCAGCATATGTGAGCTCTCCAGGAAAATATGCAGTGGCTGTGGAGATATTTGCCATTTTAGCTTCCAGTTTTGGATTACTGGTGGCCATATTCGTCCCAAAGTGCTACATCATCCTTTTACATCCAGAAAGAAACACTAGACATGCCATAATGggaagagaaacacaaaaaaaatag
- the LOC127500292 gene encoding extracellular calcium-sensing receptor-like isoform X4 has translation MCITLYIFLFLSFNCISAASIFRSGTCQLQGRFKLNGMYQDGDVILGGLFQVHFFTVFPDLSFKTKPEPPHCEKFDMESFQEAQTMAFAIDEINKNPSLLPNITLGYHLYDNCVRLGMAFRAAISLASGTDESFSNLNCTGHPPVIGIVGDPSSTPSIAISSVLGLFRVPIVSYAATCSCLSDRKKYPSFFRTIPSDAFQVRAMVQILRYFGWTWVGLVYSDDDYGIYAAQYFQQEMQLFEHCLAFSEILPHDNNRRDIQRIMGVIQASTARVVVVFSTSSFLLPLMDEVVLQNMTGRQWIASEAWATAPVYHTPRFLPFLRGTLGIAVRRGEIQGLHDFLLRLCPSNDPRNNMLRIFWENMFGCSFEMGDKETDGEQVKKVCTGQEDLSTTNTPYTDVSGLRSAYNVYKAVYALAHALHDLIQCEEGRGPFSGNSCADIINLKPWQLVYYLQEVNFTTGFGDHVSFDKNGDALAIYDVLNWQPSSDGSISIYTVGVVNEGVATGTVLTLDEEAIYWNFETKK, from the exons ATGTGCATCACACTGTATATTTTTCTATTCCTGTCATTTAACTGTATATCTGCAGCTTCAATCTTCAGATCAGGTACCTGTCAGCTCCAAGGACGCTTCAAATTGAATGGAATGTACCAGGATGGAGATGTTATACTTGGAGGCCTGTTTCAGGTTCATTTTTTCACAGTGTTCCCAGATCTGAGCTTCAAAACGAAACCAGAACCACCACACTGTGAAAA ATTTGATATGGAAAGCTTCCAGGAGGCTCAGACCATGGCTTTTGCAATAGATGAGATCAATAAGAATCCCAGTCTGCTGCCTAACATCACTCTTGGTTACCATCTTTATGACAACTGTGTGAGGCTAGGAATGGCATTCCGGGCTGCCATATCCCTGGCTAGTGGGACAGATGAGTCCTTCTCAAACCTTAACTGCACTGGCCATCCTCCGGTGATTGGGATTGTCGGGGATCCTAGTTCAACTCCTTCCATTGCGATTTCCAGTGTTCTGGGACTGTTTCGAGTACCTATA GTTAGTTACGCTGCCACCTGCTCCTGTTTAAGTGACAGGAAAAAATACCCCTCTTTCTTCAGAACTATCCCCAGTGATGCCTTCCAGGTGCGGGCTATGGTTCAGATCTTGAGGTATTTTGGATGGACCTGGGTTGGTCTTGTCTACAGTGATGATGACTATGGTATCTACGCTGCTCAGTACTTCCAGCAGGAAATGCAGCTGTTTGAACATTGTTTGGCTTTTTCTGAAATCCTGCCCCATGATAACAACCGCAGAGATATTCAGCGTATAATGGGAGTAATTCAGGCTTCTACAGCTAGagtggttgttgttttttctacaTCATCCTTTCTGTTGCCTTTGATGGATGAGGTGGTGTTGCAGAACATGACAGGCAGGCAGTGGATTGCAAGTGAAGCTTGGGCCACCGCACCTGTATACCACACTCCACGTTTCCTGCCCTTTCTTAGGGGCACACTGGGCATTGCCGTTAGGCGTGGAGAAATTCAGGGGCTTCATGACTTTCTGCTACGTCTTTGTCCCAGCAATGATCCGAGAAATAATATGTTGAGGATCTTCTGGGAGAACATGTTTGGGTGCAGTTTTGAAATGGGGGATAAAGAGACAGATGGAGAGCAAGTGAAAAAGGTGTGTACAGGACAGGAGGATCTGAGCACCACAAATACACCATACACTGATGTTTCAGGTTTGAGGTCAGCGTATAATGTCTATAAAGCAGTTTATGCGCTGGCACATGCGCTTCATGACCTGATTCAGTGTGAGGAGGGTAGAGGACCATTCAGTGGGAACAGCTGTGCTGACATAATCAACTTGAAACCCTGGCAG CTGGTTTACTATCTACAGGAAGTGAACTTCACAACAGGTTTTGGGGATCATGTGTCATTTGATAAGAATGGAGATGCTCTGGCCATCTATGATGTGTTAAACTGGCAGCCGAGCTCTGATGGGTCAATAAGTATCTACACAGTCGGTGTAGTAAATGAAGGGGTGGCAACGGGGACGGTGCTCACATTGGATGAAGAAGCAATTTACTGGAACTTTGAGACAAAAAAG TGA
- the LOC127499571 gene encoding extracellular calcium-sensing receptor-like, producing the protein MAFRAAISLASGTDESFSNLNCTGPPPVIGIVGDSSSTASIAISSILGLFRVPILVHYLQKVNFTTGFGDHVSFDENGDALPIYDVMNWQPSSDGSIRVQAVGVVNEEAATGMVLTLDDDALYWNFEPKQIPRSVCSESCPPGTRQASRKGFPVCCFDCLPCRDGMISNTTDANECTVCPDEFWSNKDKDQCIPKEVEFLSYEDPLGISLTTASLLGTCFCALVMVIFALHRNTPIVRANNSELSFLLLLSLKLCFLCVLLFIGQPQLWTCQLRHAVFGISFVLCISSILVKTMVVIAVFKSSRPEGKSALKWFGATQQRCTVLILTAIQVVICAVWLSTASPTPHKNNQYIRSKIVYECAIGSVAGFSMLLGYIGLLAAVSFLLAFLARNLPDNFNEAKFITFSMLIFCAVWIAFVPAYLSSPGKYAVAVETFAILASSFGLLVAIFAPKCYIILLHPERNTKKAIMGRDTQKK; encoded by the exons ATGGCGTTCCGGGCTGCCATATCCCTGGCCAGTGGGACAGATGAGTCCTTCTCAAACCTAAACTGCACTGGCCCACCACCAGTGATTGGAATCGTGGGGGATTCAAGTTCAACTGCTTCTATTGCGATTTCCAGTATTCTGGGGCTGTTTCGAGTACCTATA CTGGTTCACTACCTACAGAAAGTGAACTTCACCACAGGCTTTGGGGATCATGTGTCATTTGATGAGAATGGAGATGCATTGCCTATCTATGATGTGATGAACTGGCAGCCGAGCTCTGATGGATCAATAAGGGTCCAAGCTGTTGGTGTAGTAAATGAAGAGGCAGCAACAGGGATGGTGCTCACACTGGATGACGATGCATTATATTGGAACTTTGAGCCAAAACAA ATTCCAAGGTCAGTGTGCAGTGAGAGCTGCCCCCCAGGCACAAGGCAAGCCTCGAGGAAGGGCTTTCCTGTTTGCTGTTTTGACTGCCTCCCATGCAGAGATGGAATGATTTCTAATACAACAG ATGCAAATGAGTGCACAGTGTGTCCAGATGAGTTCTGGTCCAATAAAGATAAGGATCAGTGTATCCCCAAAGAAGTAGAGTTTCTGTCCTATGAGGATCCTCTGGGCATCTCTCTGACCACTGCATCTCTGCTTGGCACCTGCTTCTGTGCACTTGTGATGGTCATCTTTGCTCTTCACCGTAACACTCCCATAGTACGAGCCAACAATTCAGAGCTCAGCTTCTTGCTGCTGTTGTCACTCAAActgtgttttctgtgtgtactgCTGTTTATTGGTCAGCCGCAGCTGTGGACGTGTCAGTTAAGACATGCTGTGTTTGGCATAAGCTTTGTCCTGTGCATCTCCAGCATCCTGGTCAAGACTATGGTGGTAATAGCTGTGTTCAAGTCATCTCGACCAGAGGGCAAAAGCGCGTTAAAATGGTTTGGAGCAACTCAACAAAGATGCACAGTTCTGATCCTAACAGCAATCCAGGTTGTGATATGTGCAGTCTGGCTATCAACTGCCTCTCCAACACCCCATAAAAACAACCAGTATATCCGCTCTAAAATAGTATATGAATGTGCTATTGGTTCAGTGGCTGGTTTTTCTATGCTGCTGGGATACATTGGACTGTTGGCAGCAGTAAGCTTCCTATTAGCCTTCCTGGCGAGAAATCTTCCAGATAATTTTAATGAAGCAAAGTTCATCACTTTCAGCATGTTGATCTTCTGTGCTGTGTGGATTGCATTTGTTCCAGCATATTTGAGCTCTCCAGGGAAATATGCAGTAGCTGTGGAGACATTTGCCATTTTAGCTTCTAGTTTTGGATTACTGGTGGCCATATTTGCCCCAAAGTGCTACATCATCCTTTTACATCCAGAAAGAAACACTAAAAAAGCCATCATGGGAAGAGATACACAAAAGAAAtga